In Streptomyces chartreusis NRRL 3882, the following are encoded in one genomic region:
- a CDS encoding mechanosensitive ion channel family protein has product MNRALTADDLVFAGIALASGLLAAFALRLLLRWLGGHADRTRWSGDDVIVHALRAVLPWAAVVGGVAGAAAVLPLTRTVQHHTNQVLTVLLIFVATVSAARVVAGLVRTVTQSRSGVAGSATIFVNITRILVLAIGFLVVLQTLGISIAPMLTALGVGGLAVALALQDTLANLFAGIHILASKTVQPGDYIRLSSGEEGYVEDINWRQTTIRNLSNNLVVIPNGQLAKANMTNFMRPEEQLTILVQVGVAYDSDLEHVERVTNEVIAETMAEVEGAVPDHEPIIRFHTFGDSRIGFTVILGVGEFSDQYRIKHEFIKRLHKRYRAEGIRIPAPARTVALQQGGVVIPQQRTGEIEPNELTSARLD; this is encoded by the coding sequence GTGAACCGGGCGCTCACCGCGGACGATCTGGTCTTCGCCGGCATCGCCCTGGCGTCGGGCCTGCTGGCGGCCTTCGCGCTGCGCCTGCTGCTGCGCTGGCTGGGCGGGCACGCCGACCGCACCCGCTGGAGCGGGGACGACGTCATCGTGCACGCGCTGCGGGCCGTGCTGCCGTGGGCCGCGGTGGTGGGTGGCGTGGCGGGCGCGGCGGCGGTGCTGCCGCTGACCCGGACGGTGCAGCACCACACCAACCAGGTGCTGACGGTGCTGCTCATCTTCGTGGCGACGGTGTCGGCGGCGCGGGTGGTTGCCGGCCTGGTGCGCACGGTCACCCAGTCCCGCTCCGGGGTCGCCGGCTCGGCCACGATCTTCGTCAACATCACCCGGATCCTGGTCCTGGCCATCGGCTTCCTGGTGGTGCTCCAGACGCTGGGGATCTCCATAGCCCCGATGCTCACCGCCCTGGGGGTGGGCGGTCTGGCGGTCGCGCTGGCGCTCCAGGACACCCTCGCCAACCTCTTCGCGGGCATCCACATCCTCGCGTCCAAGACCGTCCAGCCCGGTGACTACATCCGTCTCAGCAGTGGTGAGGAGGGTTACGTCGAGGACATCAACTGGCGGCAGACGACGATCCGCAACCTGTCCAACAACCTCGTCGTGATCCCCAACGGCCAGCTCGCCAAGGCGAACATGACCAACTTCATGCGGCCGGAGGAGCAGCTGACCATCCTGGTCCAGGTCGGGGTGGCGTACGACAGCGACCTGGAGCACGTGGAGCGGGTGACCAACGAGGTCATCGCCGAGACCATGGCCGAGGTCGAGGGCGCCGTGCCGGACCACGAGCCGATCATCCGGTTCCACACCTTCGGCGACTCCCGCATCGGCTTCACGGTGATCCTGGGCGTCGGCGAGTTCAGCGACCAGTACCGGATCAAGCACGAGTTCATCAAGCGGCTGCACAAGCGCTACCGCGCGGAGGGCATCCGCATCCCCGCCCCGGCCCGGACGGTGGCGCTCCAACAGGGCGGGGTCGTCATCCCCCAGCAGCGGACCGGCGAGATCGAGCCGAACGAGCTCACCTCGGCCCGGCTCGACTGA